The Denticeps clupeoides chromosome 5, fDenClu1.1, whole genome shotgun sequence genome includes a region encoding these proteins:
- the LOC114790567 gene encoding gamma-crystallin M3-like, giving the protein MGKIIFYEERNFQGRSHECSNDCPELSPYLNRCNSCRVESGCFMVYDRPNFMGQQYFVRRGEYSDYHRMGMSDSIRSCRQIPQHRGSFRMRIYERENFSGQMSELMDDCENVQDRFCIADMQSCNVVDGHWLLYEQPLFRGRMVYLRPGEYRSFREMGMSSTIKISSLRRIMDSC; this is encoded by the exons ATGGGCAAG ATCATCTTCTACGAGGAGAGAAACTTCCAGGGTCGCTCCCATGAGTGCAGCAATGACTGCCCTGAACTTTCTCCCTACCTGAACCGCTGCAACTCCTGCAGGGTGGAGAGCGGCTGCTTCATGGTCTATGACCGCCCCAACTTCATGGGTCAGCAGTACTTTGTTAGAAGAGGGGAGTATTCGGACTACCACCGCATGGGCATGAGCGACTCCATCAGGTCCTGCCGCCAGATTCCACAG CACAGGGGATCCTTCAGAATGAGAATCTATGAGAGGGAGAACTTCTCCGGTCAGATGAGCGAGCTGATGGATGACTGTGAGAACGTTCAGGATCGCTTCTGCATAGCTGACATGCAGTCCTGCAACGTGGTGGATGGTCACTGGCTCCTGTATGAGCAGCCGCTCTTCAGAGGCAGGATGGTGTATCTGAGGCCTGGAGAGTACAGGAGCTTCCGAGAGATGGGAATGAGTTCCACGATAAAGATCAGCTCCCTGCGCCGTATTATGGATTCATGTTAA
- the LOC114790183 gene encoding gamma-crystallin M3-like isoform X2 — protein MTAAMTGKIIFYEDKNFQGRSYECNSDCSEISSFLSRCNSCRVESGCFMVYDRPNYTGHQYFLRQGDYADYQRMGFTDCIRSCRMIPMHRGSFRMRIYERENFSGQMHELMDDCENIQDRFRMSDMQSCNVMDGHWLLYEQPHFRGRMVYVRPGEYRSFREMGFDNTGFNSIRRITESY, from the exons ATGACTGCAGCCATGACTGGGAAG ATCATCTTTTACGAGGACAAGAACTTCCAGGGCCGCTCCTATGAGTGCAACAGCGACTGCTCGGAGATTTCCAGCTTCCTGAGCCGCTGTAACTCCTGTAGGGTGGAGAGTGGCTGCTTCATGGTCTACGACCGTCCAAACTACACGGGACACCAATACTTCCTGAGGCAAGGAGACTATGCTGACTACCAGCGCATGGGATTCACTGACTGCATCAGATCATGCCGCATGATTCCAATG CACCGGGGATCCTTCAGAATGAGAATCTATGAGAGGGAGAACTTCTCTGGTCAGATGCACGAGCTGATGGACGACTGTGAGAACATCCAGGATCGTTTCCGCATGTCTGACATGCAGTCCTGCAACGTGATGGATGGTCACTGGCTCCTGTATGAGCAGCCCCACTTCAGAGGCAGGATGGTGTATGTGAGACCCGGAGAGTACCGGAGCTTCCGAGAGATGGGTTTCGACAACACTGGCTTCAATTCTATCAGAAGAATCACTGAGTCATACTAA
- the LOC114790183 gene encoding gamma-crystallin M3-like isoform X1 yields MSTTLLFNQIIFYEDKNFQGRSYECNSDCSEISSFLSRCNSCRVESGCFMVYDRPNYTGHQYFLRQGDYADYQRMGFTDCIRSCRMIPMHRGSFRMRIYERENFSGQMHELMDDCENIQDRFRMSDMQSCNVMDGHWLLYEQPHFRGRMVYVRPGEYRSFREMGFDNTGFNSIRRITESY; encoded by the exons ATGTCAACCACTCTTCTCTTTAATCAGATCATCTTTTACGAGGACAAGAACTTCCAGGGCCGCTCCTATGAGTGCAACAGCGACTGCTCGGAGATTTCCAGCTTCCTGAGCCGCTGTAACTCCTGTAGGGTGGAGAGTGGCTGCTTCATGGTCTACGACCGTCCAAACTACACGGGACACCAATACTTCCTGAGGCAAGGAGACTATGCTGACTACCAGCGCATGGGATTCACTGACTGCATCAGATCATGCCGCATGATTCCAATG CACCGGGGATCCTTCAGAATGAGAATCTATGAGAGGGAGAACTTCTCTGGTCAGATGCACGAGCTGATGGACGACTGTGAGAACATCCAGGATCGTTTCCGCATGTCTGACATGCAGTCCTGCAACGTGATGGATGGTCACTGGCTCCTGTATGAGCAGCCCCACTTCAGAGGCAGGATGGTGTATGTGAGACCCGGAGAGTACCGGAGCTTCCGAGAGATGGGTTTCGACAACACTGGCTTCAATTCTATCAGAAGAATCACTGAGTCATACTAA
- the LOC114790317 gene encoding gamma-crystallin M2-like: MGKIIFYEDRNFKGRSYECSSDCADLHSHFSRCNSIQVDSGCWMVYERPSFMGYQYFLHRGEYPDYQRWMGFNDCVRSCHSIPQHQGSHRIKIFERSNFEGEMKEFADDCPSLFDCFHFSDVNSCNVLDGFWLLYEHPNYRGRQYLLRPGEYRKFNDWGSLSSRIGSMRRITC; encoded by the exons ATGGGGAAG ATCATCTTCTATGAGGACAGGAACTTCAAGGGGCGCTCGTACGAGTGCAGCAGCGACTGTGCTGACCTCCACTCCCACTTCAGCCGCTGCAACTCCATCCAAGTCGACAGTGGGTGCTGGATGGTCTACGAGCGTCCCAGCTTCATGGGCTACCAGTACTTCTTGCACCGGGGGGAGTATCCTGACTACCAGCGCTGGATGGGGTTCAATGACTGTGTCAGGTCTTGTCACTCGATTCCACAG CACCAAGGATCTCACAGAATAAAGATCTTTGAGCGTTCAAACTTCGAGGGAGAGATGAAGGAGTTCGCCGATGACTGCCCCTCCCTGTTCGACTGCTTCCACTTCAGTGATGTCAACTCCTGCAATGTCTTGGACGGCTTCTGGCTGCTCTATGAGCACCCTAACTACAGGGGGCGTCAATACCTGCTAAGACCCGGGGAGTACAGGAAGTTTAATGACTGGGGGTCTTTGAGCTCCAGAATAGGTTCAATGAGACGGATTACGTGTTAA
- the LOC114790624 gene encoding gamma-crystallin M2-like, translated as MGKIIFYEDRNFGGHQHECIGDCADLHSFFKHCNSVKVESGCFVVYDRSNYLGHQHFLKRGEYPDCHNATAMTDCIRSCRMIPMYRGSYRMRIYDRHNMGGHMMELRDDCSSIMDHFHMSDIQSCSVTEGHWLMYDKPNYKGKMYYLRPGEYKRCSEWGAMSSRIGSIRRITDF; from the exons ATGGGTAAG ATCATTTTTTATGAGGACAGAAACTTTGGTGGTCACCAACATGAATGCATAGGTGACTGTGCCGACCTGCATTCTTTTTTCAAACACTGCAACTCCGTCAAGGTGGAAAGTGGCTGTTTTGTAGTGTATGACCGCTCCAACTACCTGGGACACCAGCACTTCCTGAAAAGGGGCGAGTATCCTGACTGCCACAACGCAACAGCCATGACTGACTGCATTCGATCCTGCCGTATGATTCCCATG TACAGAGGCTCTTACAGAATGAGAATATATGACCGACACAACATGGGTGGCCATATGATGGAACTGAGAGATGACTGCTCCAGCATTATGGACCACTTTCACATGTCTGACATACAGTCATGCAGTGTGACAGAGGGACACTGGTTGATGTATGATAAACCCAACTACAAGGGCAAGATGTATTACCTGAGGCCAGGAGAGTACAAGAGATGCAGTGAGTGGGGTGCCATGAGCTCCAGGATTGGTTCCATTCGACGAATCACTGATTTTTAA
- the LOC114789740 gene encoding gamma-crystallin M2-like → MAMAITSGTLHQSCVTMSKIIFYEDKNFQGRSYECDADCPDMHQHFSRCNSIQVESGCWVLYERPNYGGYQYVLTRGEYPEYQCWMGYNDTIRSCRNFIYNSGSTYRLRIYERPDFQGQMMEFSDDCESVQGRFRSRDIYSCNVVGGYWTMYEHPNYRGRQYFMQPGEYRKFSDWGATCATTGSFRRVTDF, encoded by the exons ATGGCAATGGCCATCACTTCAGGGACACTACACCAGAGCTGTGTCACAATGAGTAAG ATCATTTTCTATGAGGACAAGAACTTCCAGGGACGCTCGTATGAGTGTGACGCAGACTGCCCTGACATGCACCAACATTTCAGCCGCTGCAACTCCATCCAGGTGGAAAGTGGCTGCTGGGTGTTGTATGAGCGCCCCAACTACGGTGGCTACCAGTATGTGCTGACCCGGGGAGAGTACCCAGAGTACCAGTGCTGGATGGGCTACAACGACACCATCCGCTCCTGCCGTAATTTCATCTAT AACAGCGGCAGCACCTATCGCCTGCGCATCTACGAGCGGCCTGACTTTCAGGGCCAGATGATGGAGTTCAGCGATGACTGCGAATCAGTGCAGGGCCGCTTCCGCAGCCGTGACATCTACTCCTGCAACGTCGTGGGCGGCTACTGGACCATGTACGAGCACCCCAACTACAGGGGCCGCCAGTATTTCATGCAGCCCGGAGAGTACAGGAAGTTCAGCGACTGGGGCGCCACCTGTGCCACCACGGGCTCCTTCCGCAGGGTCACTGATTTTTAA
- the LOC114789737 gene encoding 60 kDa heat shock protein, mitochondrial-like, with protein MLRSARLMLRARPARWSVARAYAKDVKFGADARALMLQGVDLLADAVAVTMGPKGRTVIIEQSWGSPKVTKDGVTVAKSIDLKDKYKNIGAKLVQDVANNTNEEAGDGTTAATVLARAIAKEGFDTISKGANPVEIRRGVMLAVDAVITELKNLSKPVTTPEEIAQVATISANGDREIGNVISNAMKKVGRKGVITVKDGKTLHDELEIIEGLKFDRGYISPYFINTTKGQKCEFQDAYLLLSEKKISGVQSIVPALEIASQHRKPLVIVAEDVDGEALSTLVLNRLKVGLQVVAVKAPGFGDNRKNLLQDMAVASGGTVFGGEALELALEDIQPQHFGRIGEVQVTKDDTLLLRGQGDTVGIEKRVAEIAEQLENTNSEYEKEKLNERLAKLSDGVAVLKIGGTSEVEVNEKKDRVTDALNATRAAVEEGIVPGGGSALLRCIPALDALKPANSDQKIGIDIIRRSLRVPAMTIAKNAGIDGSLVVEKILQSGGDIGYDAMQGEYVNMVEKGIIDPTKVVRTALMDAAGVASLLSTAEAVVTEIPKEEKAGGMGGMGGMGGMGGMGGDMF; from the exons ATGCTGCGTTCGGCCCGCCTGATGCTGCGCGCCCGGCCCGCGCGCTGGAGCGTGGCGCGCGCCTACGCCAAGGACGTCAAGTTCGGCGCGGACGCGCGCGCGCTCATGCTGCAGGGGGTCGACCTGCTGGCCGATGCTGTGGCCGTCACCATGGGACCCAAG GGCCGAACAGTCATTATTGAACAGAGCTGGGGCAGCCCTAAG GTGACCAAAGATGGAGTCACTGTGGCCAAGAGCATTGACTTAAAagataaatacaaaaacattgGAGCCAAGCTGGTCCAGGATGTAGCCAATAATACCAACGAGGAGGCTGGAGATGGAACTACCGCAGCCACTGTTCTGGCCCGTGCCATTGCAAAGGAAGGCTTTGACACCATCAGCAAAGGTGCCAATCCAGTAGAAATCCGTAGGGGTGTGATGCTGGCTGTGGATGCAGTCATCACTGAGCTGAAGAATCTCTCTAAACCAGTCACCACACCTGAAGAAATAGCTCAG gtggCGACCATCTCAGCTAATGGGGACCGGGAGATAGGGAACGTCATTTCTAATGCCATGAAGAAAGTGGGCCGTAAAGGTGTCATCACTGTGAAAGATGGCAAAACTCTTCATGATGAGCTGGAAATCATTGAAGGTCTCAAATTTGACCGTGGCTACATCTCACCCTACTTCATCAACACCACCAAAg GGCAGAAGTGTGAGTTTCAGGATGCCTACCTGCTGCTTAGCGAGAAGAAGATCTCTGGTGTACAGAGTATAGTGCCTGCTCTGGAGATTGCTAGCCAGCACCGCAAGCCACTGGTCATTGTGGCTGAAGATGTGGACGGGGAAGCGCTGAGCACCCTTGTTCTTAACAG GTTAAAGGTGGGCTTGCAGGTTGTGGCTGTGAAAGCTCCTGGGTTCGGAGATAATAGGAAAAACCTGCTGCAGGACATGGCTGTTGCATCTGGTGGAACT GTGTTTGGGGGTGAGGCATTAGAATTGGCTTTGGAGGACATCCAGCCTCAGCACTTTGGTAGGATCGGAGAGGTGCAGGTGACTAAAGATGATACCCTGCTTCTGAGGGGGCAGGGTGACACTGTTGGAATAGAGAAGCGTGTGGCAGAGATCGCTGAGCAGCTAGAGAACACAAACAGCGAATACGAGAAGGAGAAACTCAACGAGCGCCTGGCCAAGCTGTCTGATGGTGTGGCGGTCTTGAAG ATTGGCGGGACCAGTGAGGTAGAAGTCAATGAAAAGAAGGACAGGGTGACGGACGCCCTTAATGCCACACGTGCAGCAGTGGAGGAAGGCATTGTACCAGGTGGTGGCTCTGCTCTGCTACGTTGTATCCCAGCGTTGGATGCTCTAAAGCCAGCTAACTCTGACCAAAAAATTG GTATTGACATTATCCGCCGTTCTCTGAGAGTCCCAGCCATGACTATAGCAAAAAATGCTGGGATTGATGGCTCCCTGGTGGTGGAGAAGATATTGCAGTCTGGTGGCGACATAGGCTATGATGCAATGCAGGGAGAGTATGTTAACATGGTGGAGAAGGGCATCATTGACCCAACCAAG GTTGTGAGGACTGCTTTAATGGATGCAGCCGGCGTGGCTTCTTTGCTCTCCACAGCTGAAGCTGTTGTCACAGAGATACCAAAAGAGGAGAAGGCCGGTGGCATGGGAGGGATGGGTGGAATGGGAGGGATGGGTGGAATGGGTGGGGACATGTTTTAA
- the mob4 gene encoding MOB-like protein phocein, translated as MVMAEGTVVLRRNRPGTKAKDFYNWPDESFEEMDSTLAVQQYIQQNIRSDCANIDKILEPPEGQDEGVWKYEHLRQFCLELNGLAVKLQGECHPETCTQMTATEQWIFLCAAHKTPKECPAIDYTRHTLDGAACLLNSNKYFPSRVSIKESSVAKLGSVCRRIYRIFSHAYFHHRQIFDKYENETFLCHRFTRFVVKYNLMSKDNLIVPILEEEVQNSSTGESEA; from the exons ATGGTCATGGCGGAGGGAACCGTAGTCCTGAGGAGAAATCGGCCAGGAACCAAGGCAAAG GATTTCTACAACTGGCCCGATGAGTCCTTTGAGGAGATGGACAGCACCCTTGCTGTGCAACAG TATATCCAGCAGAATATCCGCTCAGACTGCGCAAACATCGATAAGATCCTTGAGCCTCCAGAGGGCCAGGACGAGGGGGTGTGGAAGTACGAACACCTAAG GCAGTTTTGCTTGGAACTGAATGGACTTGCGGTCAAACTTCAG GGGGAATGTCATCCAGAGACATGTACTCAGATGACTGCTACAGAGCAGTGGATTTTTCTTTGTGCAGCACACAAGACCCCCAAAGAG tgccCTGCTATTGATTACACCAGGCATACACTGGATGGTGCTGCTTGTCTTCTGAACAGTAACAAGTATTTCCCAAGCCG AGTGAGTATTAAGGAGTCTTCTGTGGCGAAGCTGGGCTCTGTCTGCCGGCGCATCTACAGGATATTTTCCCATGCCTACTTCCACCATCGCCAGATATTTGACAAGTATGAG AATGAGACTTTCCTGTGCCACAGGTTTACACGATTTGTTGTCAAGTATAATCTGATGTccaaggacaatctgattgtgCCCATTTTGGAGGAGGAAGTCCAAAATAGCAGTACAGGAGAGAGCGAGGCTTAA